The DNA region TCGACAAGGCCGTCAAGCAGATGCGCGGCGAGCCGGGCACCAAGGTCACGCTGACGATCTTCCGCAAGAGCGACGACCGCACGTTCCCGATTACGGTCACGCGCGCGGTCATCCGCGTGCAGAGCGTGAAGATGAAGCTGCTCGACCCGGGCTACGCGTACATCCGGATCACGAGCTTCCAGGAGCGCACGACGCCCGATCTCGCCGCGAAGCTGCAGGACATCGCGCGCCAGCAGCCGAACCTGAAGGGCCTGATCGTCGACCTGCGCAACAACGGCGGCGGCCTGCTGCAGAGCGCGGTCGGCGTCGCCGGCGCGTTCCTGCCGCCCGACTCCGTCGTCGTGTCGACCAACGGTCAGATCCCGGATTCGAAGCAGGTCTACCGCGACACCTACGACAACTACCGCCTGCCGTCCTTCGACGGCGATCCGCTGAAGAACCTGCCGCCGGTCTTCAAGACCGTGCCGATGATCGTGCTGACGAACGCGTATTCGGCGTCCGCGTCGGAAATCGTCGCCGGCGCGCTGCAGGATGCGAAGCGCGCGCAGATCATGGGCAAGACGACGTTCGGCAAGGGCTCGGTGCAGACGGTTCGTCCGATGACGGCCGACACCGCGCTGCGCCTGACGACCGCCTACTACTACACGCCGAGCGGCCGTTCGATCCAGAACAAGGGCATCACGCCCGACGTGCCGGTCGATCAGTACGCGGACGGCGATCCGGACGACGTGCTCGTGACGCGCGAGGTCGACTATACGAACCACCTCGCGAACACGCAGGATCCGAACGAGAAGAAGGAACAGGAAGAGCGCGAGCAGCGCCGGATGGATCAGCTGCGCGTCCTCGAAGAGCAGAACGACAAGAAGACGCCGGAGCAGCGCCAGAAGGACCGCGATCGCAAGCCGATCGAGTTCGGCAGCGCCGACGACTTCATGATGCAGCAGGCGCTCAACAAGCTCGAAGGCAAGCCGGTGCAGGAATCGAAGTCGCGCCTCGCCGAGAGCACGACGAAGAGCCCGGCCACCAAGGCCGCGACGCCCGCGAAGGCGTCGGGCGCGAAGGCCGCCGCACCGAAGCCCGCGTCGGCACCGCAGTAAGCGCCGGCCGGCATCCGACGGGCCATCGCGGGAAGACCGCGATGGCCCGTTTTTCATGCGCGCCTAAAATAACGCTACGTCCGCCGCCTCGCTCACGACTCCCATGAACGACGATCAACTCCTTCGCTACTCCCGCCACATCCTCGTCGACGAAATCGGCATCGAGGCGCAGCAGCGCTTCCTCGACGCGCATGCGCTCGTCGTCGGCGCGGGCGGGCTCGGCTCGCCGGCCGCGATGTATCTGGCGGCCTCCGGCGTCGGCACGATCACGCTGGTCGACGCCGACACGGTCGATCTCACGAACCTGCAGCGGCAGATCCTGCACGCGACGGCCTCCGTCGGGCGCAGCAAGGTCGAATCGGGGCGCGACACGCTCGCGCGGCTGAACCCGGAAGTGACCGTGCATGCGGTCGCGGCGCGCGTCGACGATGCGTGGCTCGACGAACACGTGCCGCGGGCGGGCGTCGTGCTCGACTGCACCGACAACTTCGCGACACGCCATGCGATCAACCGCGCGTGCGTCGCGCACGGCGTGCCGCTCGTGTCGGGCGCCGCGCTGCGCTTCGACGGCCAGATCAGCACGTTCGACTTCCGCGACCCGGCCGCGCCCTGCTACGCGTGCGTGTTTCCGGAAGACCAGCCGTTCGAGGAAGTCGCGTGCGCGACGATGGGCGTGTTCGCGCCGACGGTCGGGATCATCGGCGCGATGCAGGCCGCCGAAGCGCTGCGCGTGATCGGCGCGATCGGCACGACGCTCAACGGCCGGCTGATGATGCTCGATTCGCTGCGGATGGAATGGACGACGATGAAGATCGCGCGCCAGGCCGACTGCCCCGTGTGCCAGGGCCGGCACTGACGCGCGCGATGCATGCGCCGAACGGGCCGCATGCATGACCGTGACGTTTCGCTACTTTCGCGGCGGTTTCACGGCGCGGCCCCGCGTCGCCTAGGCGGCCGCGTCGTCCGCGCGCGGCTCCGCGACCGCCAGCCGCTTGAGCGCCGCCTGCACTTCCTCGGGCTCGAACGCGGCCAGCACGTCGGCCGTCGGCTTCTCGAGCGCCTTCAGATGCGCGCGCAGGATCTCCTGCTTCACGACCAGCAACTGGCTCGGATGCATCGAGAACTCGGTGAGCCCCATCCCGAGCAACAGGCGCGTGAGCGTCGGATCGCCCGCCATCTCCCCGCACACCGACACCGATACGCCCGCGCGCTTCGCTTCGCGCAGCGTATAGGAGATCAGGTGCAGCACCGCCGGATGCAGCGGGTCGTACAGGTGCGCGACCGCGTTGTCCGCACGGTCGATCGCGAGCGTGTACTGGATCAGGTCGTTGGTGCCGATCGACAGGAAGTCGAAGCGTTTCAGGAACAGCGGCAGCGCGATCGCCGCGGCCGGGATCTCGATCATCGCGCCGATGCGCACGTTCGGGTCGTACGCGAGCCCCGCGTCGTCGAGCTGGCGCTTCGCCTCGCGGATCAGGTCGAGCGTCTGGTCGATTTCCTGCGCGTGCGCGAGCATCGGGATCAGGATCTTCACCTGCCCGAACGCGGACGCGCGCAGGATCGCGCGCAGCTGCGTGAGGAACATCTGCGGCTCGGACAGGCTCCAGCGGATCGCACGCAGGCCGAGCGCGGGGTTCGGCGCCGTCTCGTAGCCTTCGTCGAGCGCCTCGAGCGGCTTGTCCGCGCCGACGTCGATCGTGCGGATCGTCACCGGCATGCCCTTCATCCACTCGACCGCACGCTTGTACGCGGCGAACTGCTCCTCCTCTTCCGGCATCTCCTTCTGATGCATGAACAGGAACTCGGAGCGGAACAGCCCGACGCCGACCGCGCCGGCCTCGACCGCGGCCTTCGCGTCGTCGGGCAGCTCGATGTTCGCGTACAGCTCGATCTTGGTGCCGCACAACGTTTGCGTCGGCGAGAACTTCAGGCGCTGCAGCTTGCGCTGCTCGAGCAGCTTCTCGGACTGGCGGTACGAATATTCCTCGAGGACGATCGGCGCGGGATCGACGATCACGATCCCCTGGTCGCCATCGACGATGATCAGGTCGTCCTGGCGGATCAGCGCACTCGCATGCTGGACGCCGACCGCGGCCGGAATGCCGAGGCTGCGCGCGACGATCGCCGTGTGCGACGTGCGGCCGCCGAGATCGGTGACGAACGCCTGGAACGACTGCGACTTGAACTGCATCATGTCGGCCGGCGCGATGTCGTGCGCGACGACGATCATCTCGTTCTGGCCGCGCGCGGCCGCGCGATCGAGCGCCTGCGACGCGGACGGCGCGCCGGCGAGCGCCTTCAGCACGCGCTCGACCACCTGTTCGATGTCGGCCTTGCGCTCGCGCAGGTATTCATCCTCGATGTCGTCGAAATGGCGCGTGAGCAGCTCGAGTTGCTCGGTCAGCGCCCATTCGACGTTGTAGCGGCGCGTGCGCACCAGATCGATGGTTTCCTGCACGAGCATCGCGTCGCTCAGGATCATCGTGTGCACGTCGATGAACGCGCCCACTTCGCTCGGGGTGTCGTCGGTCAGGTCGGCGCGCAGCGCGTTGAGTTCGCGATGCACGACTTCGCGCGCCGTGCGAAAACGCTCGACCTCGGCGTCGATCTGGTTCGCCTCGATCAGGTAATGGGCGACGTCGAGCGCCGCCGGCGCGATCAGATACGCTCGCCCGATCGCGATACCACGTGAGACGGGAATGCCATGCAGCGTGAAGGACACGCGCACCTCCTCTGTACAAGTAAAGCCGCGGCACACCGCTGCGATGCGCTTATGACCCCGGGTAGCGATTATAAATTCCGTCCCTCCATGCTGGCTGCATGCACCGCAGCATTGTGCGTTCCGCACCAATGCTCGGGACGAAAAAAATGCCGCGGAAAACGCGGCATTCTGCTCGGAAACGGCAACGATCCCGCGCGGGGATCACTGACCTTCGCCGAATTTGTCCGCGATCAGCTTGAGCAGCGCATCCATCGCTTCGCGCTCGTCGGGACCTTCGGTCTCGATCGTCACCGAACTGCCGATGCCCGCCGCGAGCATCATCACGCCCATGATGCTTTTCGCGTTGATCTTGCGCCCGTTGCGCGTCATCCAGACTTCCGACTGGAAGTTGCCGGCCAGTTGCGTAAGCTTGGCCGATGCGCGTGCATGGAGCCCCAATTTGTTGACGATGGTGGTTTCTTGTTGAAGCATGATTCTCGGTCGGGTCGGTCGAGGCCGCCGGCGACGTGCGTCGGCGGCTCGGTCTAAAACGGGAAAACGGGCGCTCAGTGCGATTCGGTGCGCGGTTGCGGCTCGGGCGGAATCGGCGCGCACTGGCCGCAGCCGGCTTCGGTCGGCGGCGGCGGCGTGCCGGCCGCCACTTCATGGACGCCCTTCGCGCCGCCGGACAGCGCCTTGTCGACGAGCTTGTCGAGCGGCACGGTACGGTAGCAGACGGCCCGCACCAGCATCGGCAGGTTCACGCCCGCCAGCACGCGCACGTTATCGAGCTTCGCGAGCTGGCCCGCGATGTTCGCGGGCGTCGCGCCGTACATGTCGGTCAGCACGACGACGCCGTTCTCTTCCCTGAGCCGCGCGAGCTCCGCGTGCGCGAACGCCATCACCTGGGTGGGGTCGCTGTCCGCCAGCACGTCGATACAGCCGATGCGCGCGGGCACGCCGCCGTAGATGTGCGCGATGCAGTCCCGCAACGCGGTGGCGAGCGGCGCGTGCGCGATGATCAGAATCCCGGCCATGTCAGACCGCCTCCGGCCGCCCCTGGCGGCCCGACGCCCCGCGGCGGGGCCACGAGCATAGCGAGTATGGGAATCGTTTCATGTTCAGCCTTGCAACGGTTTCGGCCCGACCGCCGGGCCTTCGGCGCGCTGGTCGCGGCACCGGGCAAGCGGGCATTGTAGCAGGCCGGTCGAACGGCTCCGGCGACGGGGGGCCTGCGCGTCCGCCGCCGGAATTGCGCGCGAAGCGGGCTACGCGGCCGCCCGCTCCAGCGCGTCGATGAACATCGCGGCGACGTCGAAACCCGTCTGCTCCATGATTTCGCGGAAGCACGTCGGGCTCGTCACGTTCACCTCGGTCAACCAGTCGCCGATCGCGTCGAGCCCGACCAGCAGTAGCCCGCGCGCGGCGAGCACCGGCCCGAGCGTCTCGGCGATCTCGCGGTCGTGCGGCGTCAGCGGCTGCGCGACGCCCAGCCCGCCCGCGGCGAGATTGCCGCGCACCTCGCTGCCCTGCGGGATCCGCGCGAGCGAATACGGCACCGGCTCGCCCGCGATCAGCAGGATGCGCTTGTCGCCGGCCGTGATCTCGGGGATGAACTTCTGAATCATCAGCGAGCGCGTGCCGTCATGACCGAGCATCTCGATGATCGCGCCGAGATTCATCCCGTCGGCCTTCACGCGGAACACACCCATCCCGCCCATCCCGTCGAGCGGCTTCACGATCACGTCGCCGTGCGCGGCGTGGAACGCCCGCAAGCGCGCGGCGTCGCGCGTGACGAGCGTCGGCGCGACGAACTGCGGAAACTCGCCGATCGCGAGCTTCTCCGAGTGATCGCGGATCGACTGAGGCTTGTTGAACACGCGTGCGCCTGCCCGCTCGGCCAGCTCGAGCATCCAGGTCGCCGTCACGTACTCCATGTCGAACGGCGGATCCTTGCGCATCAGCACCGCGCCGAACGACGTCATCTGACGCGATTCGTGGGCGCCTGCCTCGTACCACGGATGGCGATGCAGGTCGGTCGTGTCGCCGACGATCGTCACGCGCTGCACGTCCGCCTCGACGCCCGAGCCCGTCCACGCGAGCTGGTGCGGCTGGCATGTGTAGATCGCATGCCCGCGCCGCGCGGCCTCCGCCATCATCGCGTAGGTCGAATCCTTGTAGATCTTGAAGCGCTCGAGCGGGTCGGCGATAAAGAGAATGTCCATGCGGGTCCTGTACGTAGCGAAGCCGTTACACCTGGATGGCTTCGGGATCGGTCTTTTCCAGTTCGATCGACGACGCGATCAGCGACAGGCGCGCGACGACGCCGTACATGTAGAAACGGTTCGGCGGCGCGGCGCCCGGCTTGGCGCCGGCATCCGGCAGCGCGGTGTGCTCGAAGCCGAGCGGCACGTAGTGCATGCCCGGCGCGTTCAGGTTCTGGTCGCGCTCGCGGCCGCCGTGCGTGCGGTAGAAGCCGCCGACCACGTAGCGGTCGATCATGTACACGACCGGTTCCGCGACTTCGTCGCCGACGCGCTCGAACGTATAGACGCCTTCCTGCACGATCACGTCGCGCACCGCGAGGCCGGCCTTCGACTCGGCCATCTGCGTGCGCTCGGCCTTCGACATCCGGCCGATCTCGGCCGCGTCGTGCACGGTCATCACGCCGCGCCCGGCAGTGCCGGCGTCGGCCTTCACGACGACGTACGGCTTTTCGCTGATCCCGTATTCGCGATACTTGCGCGCGATCTTCTTCAGCACGCCGTCGATCGCGTCGGCGAGCGCCTGCTCGCCTTCATGCGCCTGCCAGTCGACGCCTTCGACATGCGCGAAATACGGATTCACCATCCACGGATCGACGCCGACCATCTTCGCGAACTTCTTCGCGACGTCGTCGTAGCACGAGAAGTGCGTCGACTTGCGACGCACGGCCCAGCCCGCGTGCAGCGGCGGCAGCAGGTACTGCTCGTGCAGGTTTTCCAGCACGGCGGGAATCCCGGCCGACAGGTCGTTGTTCAGCAGGATCGAGCACGGATCGAAATTCTTCAGGCCGAGGCGGCGCTGCGAACGCTCGAGCGGCTCGAGCACGATCTTCTGGCCGTCGGCCAGCGTGATCGGCGTCATGTCGGTGATGCTCGGATCGAGCGAGCCGAAGCGCACGTTCAGGCCGGCCTGGCGCATGATCGTCGCGAGCCGCGCGACGTTTTCGAGGTAGAACGCGTTGCGGGTCGGCAGCTCGGGGATCACGAGCAGGTTCTTCGCGTCCGGGCAGATCTTCTCGATCGCGGCCATCGCGGCCTGGACGGCGAGCGGCAGCACTTCGGACGGCAGATTATTGAATGCGCCGGGGAACAGGTTCGCGTCGACGGGCGCCAGCTTGAAGCCGGCGTTGCGCAGGTCCACCGAACAATAGAACGGCGGGGTGTGTTCCTGCCATTCGAGCCTGAACCAGCGTTCGATCGCAGGCGTCGCGTCGAGGATCTTCTGCTCGAGTTCGAGCAGCGGACCGTTCAACGCGGTAACGAGGTGGGGAACCATGAATCACTCGCGAGCGGGAGAATGAAGATTGTAGAGCAATTGCTTTGCCCATTTGGGGATTGTTCCCGGCTTCACAAGGATTTGGAGGAAGTTTTCGGCTATTGACCCGATAGGTCGAAGGGTTATGCGCTGCGGCGGCACGACGCAGGAGAAAAAAACGCCCGCCGGGTGGGGCGGGCCGAAGTCGCTGCGCTCATTCGTGGCGGGCGCCGTCTGCGCGGCGGCCCGCCGTCATCCGTACGACTTATTCGACGTGCTCGCCGTGCAGCACCACGTCGAGGCCTTCGCGCTCTTCCTCTTCGCTCACGCGCAGGCCGATCGTCAGGTCGATCAGTTTCAGCAGCACGAAGCTCAGCACGCCGCTGTACACCAGCGTGATCAGCACGCCCTTCGCCTGCAGCAGCAGGCTGCCGTCGAAACCGCCGATGTCCTTCACCGCGAACACGCCGGTCAGCAGTGCGCCGAGCACCCCGCCCACGCCGTGCACGCCGAACGCGTCGAGCGAATCGTCGTAGCCGAGCTTCGACTTGAGCCACGTCGCCGACCAGTAGCACACGACGCCGGCGGCGATGCCGATCACGAGCGCACCCGGTACACCGACGAAGCCGGCCGCCGGCGTGATCGCGACGAGACCCGCGACCGCGCCCGACACGATGCCGAGCACCGACGGCTTGCCGTGCGTGAGCCACTCGGCGAACATCCAGCCGAGCGCCGCGCAGGCCGTCGCGATTTGCGTCGTCAGCATCGCGAAGCCGGCACGGCCATCGGCCGCAACTGCCGAACCCGCGTTGAAGCCGAACCAGCCGACCCACAGCATCGAGCCGCCGATCATCGTCAGCACGAGGTTGTGCGGCGCCATCGATTCACGGCCGAAGCCGACGCGCTTGCCGAGCATCAGGCACGACACGAGGCCCGCGATACCGGCGTTGATGTGCACCACCGTGCCGCCCGCGAAGTCGAGCACGCCGTCCGCCGACAGCCAGCCGGTCGGCTCCCACACCATGTGCGCGATCGGCACGTAGACGATCAGCGACCAGAGCGTCATGAACACGAGCATCGCCGAGAACTTCATCCGGTCGGCGAACGCGCCGCAGATCAGCGCCGGCGTGATGATCGCGAACGTCATCTGGTAGACGAAGTAGACCGATTCCGGAATCGTCGTCGCCAGGTGGCTGACGGTCAGCGTGGTCGCCTTGTCGCCCTTCACGTAGGTCATCCCGTGCAGGAACACGCGCGACAGGCCGCCGATGAAGCCGTTGCCCGGCGTGAACGCGAGGCTGTAGCCGACCACCGTCCACAGCACCGTGATCAGCGCGGTGATCGCGAAGCTCTGCATCACGGTCGCGAGCACGTTCTTCTTGCGGACCATGCCCGCGTAGAACAGCGCGAGGCCGGGGATCGTCATGAACAGCACGAGCGCGGTGGACGTCAGCATCCACGCGGTGTCGCCGGCGCTGATCTTCGACGAATCGACGGAGAACGGCGCGGTCGGCGCGGCGGGTGCGGCCGGCGCGGACGCAGCCGCGGCAGCCGATGCGTCGGCGGCCGACGCGGGGGCGGCAGCAGCGGCAGGCGCCGATGCCTCGGTGGCGGCCGAAGCGGCTGCCGTTGCATCGGACGCCATTGCGGCGGGCGCGGACGCAGCCGCGGCCGAGGCCGCGTCGTCCGCGAGCGCGGGGCCGACACCGGCCGCGATCAGCGAGCCTGCCATCAGCAGGGACATCAGAAGTTTGCGCATCTCGGGTTTCCTCTTGTTGCTTGTCTTTGTCTGTTACAGCGCGTCTGCGCCGGTCTCCCCGGTCCGGATCCGGATCACCTGCTCGATCGGCGTGACGAAGATCTTCCCATCGCCGATCTTGCCGGTGCGCGCGGCCCGCTCGATCGCTTCCACCGCCTGGTCGACGAGATCGTCGGACACGGCCGCCTCGATCTTCATCTTCGGCAGGAAGTCGACCACGTATTCGGCGCCGCGGTACAGCTCGGTGTGCCCTTTCTGGCGCCCGAAGCCCTTCACCTCCGTCACCGTGATGCCCGAGACGCCGAGCGCGGAGAGCGCTTCGCGCGTCTCATCGAGCTTGAACGGCTTGATGATTGCGGTAATCAGTTTCATGAAGTCCTCTCGCTGGGTGGTCCCGTCGAATTGGTTGGAATGGTGTGACGGTCTCTTCCCAGCAACTCGCATGCCATGTTTGCGCGAGGACCGTCTCGAACGGCTCCTAAAAGGGGACGCATCACCCGTTGAAAGGTGTGGAAGCCCGGCCGAACGGTCAACGTGGGCCCGGTTTGCTGGCGCGTCGAAAGGATCGTTGCTAGAGTGCACGCACGTCCCGGTTCACCGGGCCATTCACCCATGCGGGCGCCATGCCCGGAATTCGCGCCAGCGGCGCACCATTTCCGGTCATGCGTGCATCATGGGCACGTACGCAACTGAAGATGCACATTTTTTGTGCAAGGAAGGGATATCTCATGAAGCAACCCAGCGATGTTTTCAACGACCTGCAGTCGCGCGTCAGCGACCTGCTGAAAAACTCGCCGGCCAAGGATGTCGAGCGCAACGTGAAGGCCATGCTGTCGCAAGGCTTCTCGAAGCTCGATCTCGTCACGCGCGAGGAGTTCGACACGCAGGCACAGGTGCTCGCCCGTACCCGCGTGCGTCTCGAGGAACTCGAAAAGCGCGTCGCGGAACTCGAGCAGAAGCTCGCAGCGCCCCAGGCCTGACGCCCCCTGACCGACCGGTCCGGGCGCGGGCCGCCTCGTGCGGCCCGCGCCCGCCCCCCGCCAGTCGGACAGTCAGCAAGCCGTTTCGTCGTTCTTCGCAGTCCCCCGCTCTTCGCAGTTCCTCGCTCTTCGCAGTTCGTCGTTCCTCGTTCTTTCTCGCGCCACGCCGGCAAGCGCGCACCGATTCCTCCGATTCCCGCGGCATGCGGCCCTGAACGGCCGTTGCCCGTCCGTTTCATTTACAGGAGCCTCGCCATGTCGCTCGCCGTGGTGCGCAGTCGCGCGCCGGCGGCCGGCCGCGCGCCGGACGTCACCGTCGAAGTCCATCTTGCCAACGGGTTGCCGTCGTTCTCGATCGTCGGCCTGCCCGATCTCGAAGTCCGCGAAAGCCGCGAGCGCGTGCGCGCCGCGCTGCAGAACTGCGGATTCGAATTCCCCGTGCGCCGCATCACGGTCAACCTCGCACCGGCCGACCTGCCGAAGGAGTCCGGCCGCTTCGACCTGCCGATCGCGCTCGGCATCCTCGCCGCGAACGGCCAGATCCCGGCCGACGCGCTGGCCGGCCGCGAATTCGCGGGCGAGCTGTCGCTGACCGGCGCGCTGCGGCCGATGCGCGGCGCGTTCGCGATGGCGTGCGGCGCGGCACGCGACTGGCGCGCGGGTGAAACCGGATCAAGCGTCGGTTCCGGCGCCCGGCCCGACGCGATGTCCGACCCAGCGGCCGGCCCGCCGGCCGCGTCGCGCCCGCCCGAGCTGTACCTGCCGCTCGACAGCGCCGCCGAGGCCGCGCTGGTGCCGGGCGTCACGGTGTTCGGCGCGCCCGACCTGCCCGCGCTGTGCGCGCACCTCGCCGGTGCGCCGGACGCGCGGCTCGCGCCGGTCGCGGCGCCCTGCCTCGACGGCGAGCCGGCGCCGGCCGCCCCCGATCTCGCGGACGTCATCGGCCAGCGCGGCGCCCGGCGCGCGCTCGAAGTGGCCGCCGCGGGCGGACACCACATGCTGATGATCGGGCCGCCCGGCGCCGGCAAGTCGATGCTGGCCGCGCGGCTGCCGGGCCTCCTGCCGCCGCTGACCGACGACGAGGCGCTGACGTCGGCCGCGCTCCTTTCCGCGAGCCGCCTCGGCTTCTCGCCCGCGCAGTGGCGGCGGCGGCCGTTCCGCTCGCCGCATCATTCGTCGAGCGCCGCTGCATTGGTTGGCGGCCGCAACCCACCGCAGCCGGGCGAGATCACGCTCGCGCACCTCGGCGTGCTGTTTCTCGACGAGTTGCCCGAATTCGACCGGCACGTGCTGGAAATGCTGCGCGAGCCGCTGGAAGTCGGCCGCATCACGATCTCGCGCGCGGCGCAGCAGGCCGATTTCCCCGCCGCGTGCCAGTTGATCGCCGCGATGAATCCGTGCCCGTGCGGCTGGCACGGCGATCCGTCCGGGCGCTGCCGCTGCTCGCCGGACGTCGCCTCACGCTACCTGCGCAAGCTGTCGGGGCCGCTGCTCGACCGGATCGACATCCAGATCGACCTGCCCGCGCTGTCGCCGGCCGAACTCGCCGCGCGCGCGACCGCGCACGGCGAATCGAGCGCCACGGTCGCTGCGCGGGTCGCCCAGGCGCGTGCGCTGCAGTTCGAGCGGCAGGGCAAGACGAATCACATGCTGAGCGGCCGCGAGACCGACGACCTGTGCCGCCCGACCGACGACGGCGAGCGGCTGCTGCGCGAGGCGGGGGAGCGCTTCGGCTGGTCGGCGCGCGCGTATTTCCGCGTGCTGAAGGTCGCGCGGACGATCGCCGACCTGGCCGGCGACCCGTTGCCGACGGCCGCGCAGATCGCCGAGGCGATCCGCTACCGGCGCGCGCTCACGGCGCTGTGAGCGCCCTCGGGGGACAAAATCCGGCTGTCAAGACTTGACTTATGCACAATTTAGCGAATCTGGCCCCGGATCGCCGCTCGCGAGCGCCTTGCTATCGCGAAATCCGTATCCCCTTGTTTCTATTGATTTTTCTTAAAGGGCGCGGAAGTCGCCGAATGCACCGGAAGGCCGTCCGGCGCGGCTTTGCGCGCGATTCGCCCAACTTTTCAACAAAGTTATCCACATGCGCTGTGGATAGCTGAAAAATCCCCGCAAAATCCGGAGATTAGCGTCGAAAGCTGCGAATGAACTTTCAGTTATCACAACGTGTCAGAGCGCCCTCGCCGGCCGGTGTCAGTCCAGTTTGAACGAGCCGAAAAACTGGTCGAGCTGTTCCTGCGCGAGCGGCCCGTCGGCGATCACGACGGCCTGATACGCATGCCGGCCGCGCGCCACGAGCCGCGCGACGATCGTCTTCTGCGCGTGGTCGCCGCCGCTGGCCGCGCCCGCGACCCGCAGCTCGAGCCCGTTCACCGCACCGCCGGCCGCGAGCGGCACCGGCACCGAGGCCGTCCGCGGCGCGCCTTCGAGATTGCGCGACAGCCCGGCGCGCAGGAACTCGAGCGCCGCGCGGCGCGTGTCGTCGCGGTCATCGGGCAGCGTCAGCGTGCCGACCGCGAACACCGCGCCGTCGACGTGCGCGGCCTGCATCCGCATCGGCATCGATGCGCCGCCCACCGCTATCGGGTGGTCCTCGACGGTCGGCTTCGCCG from Burkholderia ambifaria AMMD includes:
- a CDS encoding P-II family nitrogen regulator, with amino-acid sequence MKLITAIIKPFKLDETREALSALGVSGITVTEVKGFGRQKGHTELYRGAEYVVDFLPKMKIEAAVSDDLVDQAVEAIERAARTGKIGDGKIFVTPIEQVIRIRTGETGADAL
- a CDS encoding accessory factor UbiK family protein; translated protein: MKQPSDVFNDLQSRVSDLLKNSPAKDVERNVKAMLSQGFSKLDLVTREEFDTQAQVLARTRVRLEELEKRVAELEQKLAAPQA
- a CDS encoding YifB family Mg chelatase-like AAA ATPase translates to MSLAVVRSRAPAAGRAPDVTVEVHLANGLPSFSIVGLPDLEVRESRERVRAALQNCGFEFPVRRITVNLAPADLPKESGRFDLPIALGILAANGQIPADALAGREFAGELSLTGALRPMRGAFAMACGAARDWRAGETGSSVGSGARPDAMSDPAAGPPAASRPPELYLPLDSAAEAALVPGVTVFGAPDLPALCAHLAGAPDARLAPVAAPCLDGEPAPAAPDLADVIGQRGARRALEVAAAGGHHMLMIGPPGAGKSMLAARLPGLLPPLTDDEALTSAALLSASRLGFSPAQWRRRPFRSPHHSSSAAALVGGRNPPQPGEITLAHLGVLFLDELPEFDRHVLEMLREPLEVGRITISRAAQQADFPAACQLIAAMNPCPCGWHGDPSGRCRCSPDVASRYLRKLSGPLLDRIDIQIDLPALSPAELAARATAHGESSATVAARVAQARALQFERQGKTNHMLSGRETDDLCRPTDDGERLLREAGERFGWSARAYFRVLKVARTIADLAGDPLPTAAQIAEAIRYRRALTAL